One genomic segment of Candidatus Kryptonium sp. includes these proteins:
- a CDS encoding BamA/TamA family outer membrane protein → MKINLLLLFCFITISSFAQDEEYIHPELEWYTIETEHFLIHFHKGAERTAKVVAKIAEEIYEPITSLYEHKPDQKVNIIIKDYDDFSNGVTYFYDNRIEIWASALDFELRGVHNWLRDVVTHEFTHNIQMQVAMKFGRRIPAVYFQWLGYEKENRPDVLYGFPNVIVSHPIAGINVPAWFAEGTAQFNHPDLNYDYWDTHRDMILRMQVVDNKLLSWDDLNYFGKTSLGNESVYNSGFSLVEFIAKNYGVDKLKEISTNLKSPLRLTIDQAVKKSLGIDGVELYNLWKEHIKEKYRNQIEAIGEKVEGRIIISEGFANFYPKFSASGKIVAYVSNKGSDYFSPSAIYIYNLETGKEEKLISGVSSSIAWSSDGKKIFYSKKTRRNKNWRSLYDIFVYDFELKKEKRLTYGFRANNPAVSPDGRTIAFVLYSDGTANIGIAKIDEPAKVKMLTEFKNGEQIYNLCFSPDGKKILFDYSLKNNRDIGIIDIETLEFKPIIATRSDERNPTFSENGMKIYFSSDRSGIFNIYEFDVLTGETYQVTNVIGGAFMPSVRDGKLVYSIYTSDGFKIAYFQKIERIKPLKDVNLLAYENNLGEISQISNSNEYDDTILPEFEIKEYKNVYTSLSFYPVFRFDNYNRHEKGIDHLKFGLYTYSTDVVGKYSFFAGALVNRKLERDLFLQLEFNDKFPILYQLGLKPKFSVEAYNVTRRTKFILELGLNLIPVDVIYHLTEVDLSFSWKIFLPSLNLRSGFTFSRYSAEIKSFVIPETKAHVPSSDDVYFIGRVFYLDFLFKSIKPRVNADINPVGRKINLRLNYELNKLNPDGTYEFKDGILVPVYKRFNFLRFEVGWNEYLSLPFKNHTLGLVVRYGTILGRPVNEFFNFYGGGLIGMRGYSFYSLGGNEIFTAKLVYRFPIVDNFSHQILHFGFQRVYAGVFFDFGNAWDERARLKDFKRDAGIELRIDGNSFYLFPMKIFASVAYGFDKFDKTISKVKYNFGREVRFYFGVVFDFDSIE, encoded by the coding sequence GTGAAGATAAATTTACTGTTGTTATTTTGTTTTATCACTATCTCTTCATTTGCGCAAGATGAGGAATACATTCATCCTGAACTTGAATGGTACACTATTGAAACAGAACATTTTCTAATTCATTTTCATAAAGGAGCGGAGAGAACCGCTAAAGTCGTTGCAAAAATTGCTGAAGAAATATATGAACCGATAACCTCACTCTATGAGCATAAGCCAGATCAAAAAGTTAACATAATCATAAAGGACTATGACGATTTCTCAAACGGCGTGACTTATTTTTATGACAATAGAATTGAAATATGGGCAAGTGCTCTTGACTTTGAGCTTCGGGGTGTACATAACTGGTTAAGGGATGTTGTCACTCATGAGTTCACTCACAACATTCAAATGCAAGTTGCGATGAAGTTTGGCAGAAGAATTCCAGCGGTTTACTTTCAATGGCTTGGCTATGAAAAGGAAAATAGACCTGATGTGCTTTATGGTTTCCCAAATGTAATTGTATCTCATCCGATTGCTGGGATAAATGTCCCTGCATGGTTTGCTGAAGGAACTGCTCAATTTAATCATCCCGACTTAAATTATGACTACTGGGATACGCATAGAGATATGATCTTGAGAATGCAAGTTGTTGATAATAAACTTTTATCCTGGGATGATTTAAATTATTTTGGAAAGACAAGCTTGGGAAATGAATCGGTCTATAATTCGGGCTTTTCCTTGGTTGAATTCATCGCTAAAAATTACGGCGTTGATAAACTTAAAGAGATCTCAACGAACTTGAAATCTCCACTTCGCTTGACTATTGATCAAGCTGTGAAGAAATCGCTTGGGATAGACGGTGTTGAACTTTATAACCTTTGGAAGGAACATATCAAGGAAAAATATAGAAATCAGATTGAAGCAATTGGGGAAAAAGTTGAAGGAAGAATTATCATAAGCGAGGGTTTTGCTAATTTTTATCCTAAGTTCTCTGCCAGTGGTAAAATCGTGGCGTATGTTTCAAATAAGGGAAGTGACTATTTTTCTCCTTCCGCAATTTACATTTATAATCTTGAAACCGGAAAAGAGGAGAAGCTTATCAGCGGGGTTTCATCATCCATCGCTTGGTCTTCGGATGGTAAGAAGATTTTTTATTCAAAAAAGACGAGAAGAAATAAAAATTGGCGAAGTTTGTATGATATTTTTGTTTACGACTTTGAGCTAAAAAAAGAAAAAAGGTTAACATACGGATTTAGAGCAAATAATCCTGCTGTTTCACCGGATGGAAGAACGATCGCATTTGTTCTCTATTCGGATGGAACTGCGAACATAGGGATCGCAAAGATTGATGAACCAGCAAAGGTGAAAATGTTAACTGAATTTAAAAACGGAGAACAGATCTATAACCTCTGTTTTTCTCCAGATGGAAAGAAAATTTTATTTGACTACTCACTTAAAAACAATCGCGACATCGGTATTATTGACATTGAAACGCTTGAGTTTAAACCAATTATCGCAACGAGAAGTGATGAGAGAAATCCAACTTTTTCTGAAAATGGGATGAAAATTTACTTTTCTTCCGATAGAAGCGGTATTTTTAACATTTATGAATTTGATGTTTTAACTGGGGAAACTTATCAAGTTACGAATGTCATCGGTGGGGCTTTCATGCCGAGCGTAAGAGATGGCAAATTGGTCTATTCAATTTACACTTCGGATGGCTTTAAAATTGCGTATTTTCAAAAGATAGAGAGAATTAAACCTCTGAAAGATGTAAATTTGCTCGCCTACGAAAATAATCTTGGGGAAATTTCACAAATTTCAAATTCAAATGAATATGATGATACGATTCTGCCAGAGTTTGAGATCAAAGAATATAAAAATGTTTACACTTCACTTTCATTTTATCCTGTTTTTCGGTTTGATAACTACAACCGGCATGAAAAGGGGATAGATCATTTGAAATTTGGGCTTTACACATATTCAACTGATGTGGTTGGTAAGTATAGTTTCTTCGCAGGTGCACTTGTGAATAGAAAACTTGAGCGTGATTTGTTTTTGCAGCTTGAGTTTAACGATAAATTTCCAATTCTTTATCAACTTGGACTTAAACCTAAATTTTCTGTTGAAGCATATAATGTGACGAGAAGAACGAAATTTATCCTTGAACTTGGGCTGAATTTAATTCCAGTTGATGTAATTTATCACTTAACAGAAGTTGATCTCTCTTTTAGTTGGAAAATTTTTCTGCCGTCTTTGAACTTGCGAAGCGGATTCACATTTTCAAGATATTCCGCTGAAATAAAAAGCTTCGTCATACCAGAGACGAAAGCACATGTCCCGTCCTCCGATGATGTGTATTTTATAGGTCGCGTTTTCTATTTGGATTTTCTCTTTAAAAGCATAAAGCCACGGGTCAACGCAGATATAAATCCAGTTGGTAGAAAAATTAATCTGCGTTTGAATTATGAACTTAACAAATTAAATCCTGATGGAACTTACGAATTTAAAGACGGGATTCTCGTCCCGGTCTATAAGAGGTTTAATTTTTTGAGATTTGAGGTCGGTTGGAATGAGTATTTAAGCCTGCCTTTCAAGAATCACACATTAGGTCTTGTGGTAAGATATGGAACTATCTTAGGAAGACCTGTCAATGAGTTTTTCAATTTTTATGGTGGTGGATTAATCGGGATGCGTGGATATTCATTTTATTCTCTCGGTGGGAATGAGATCTTCACAGCAAAATTAGTTTACAGATTTCCGATCGTTGATAATTTCTCACATCAAATTTTACACTTCGGTTTTCAAAGGGTTTATGCTGGAGTGTTTTTTGATTTTGGAAATGCCTGGGATGAAAGAGCGCGCTTAAAGGATTTCAAAAGAGACGCAGGAATTGAATTAAGAATTGATGGAAACTCTTTTTATCTTTTCCCGATGAAAATTTTTGCAAGCGTTGCTTATGGTTTTGATAAGTTTGATAAAACCATAAGCAAGGTTAAATATAATTTCGGTCGTGAGGTTAGATTTTATTTTGGCGTCGTTTTTGATTTTGATTCAATTGAATAA
- the porU gene encoding type IX secretion system sortase PorU, whose protein sequence is MRNKIAFNVSSLGNCPFLFFLCLILSAQISLSQGISDFKILSQNSEEIVIEYNPYLFRIDTAIHDNQQLVSFLFLNASFENPKPGEPQLSVRLFPIALKSEEGNLIDIIETSYVEYENVKLKPFPNLIHEKFAGVEDSISYVKVFVFSDTYNKSVYIPEKIVELGDIGRARNYIVSNIKVYPLQYNPALGRVRVYTKIKLVLKYAQSVNSFANPDKFDLKVAQSFVNHEIAKFWKIQSLTLSKPSASQLATGDWYKIPVTEEGIYRITYADLRNAGINPDNIDPRTIKIFNNGGFQLPENVQSPRPTGLIENAIFVYGQDDGKFDQGDYIIFYGRGTSGWNYDPVSREFSHYTHDYSDVNFYFLTFGGTRGKRIEIIQSLNVASPFRPEHTIGLYFRDDFKINLTESGRDWFMSSVEAKSGFNMVSYTARLDELVLGKPIQYRVQVASRSASRNWFVVREGDTDLGVIELGTVVLSGISSLLDFYAVKSGPRKFIYNGDLRDSRSNLKFYFNWIGEAVAGYVDWFEIIYPRRFRAVNDYIAFYSYDTTAVVEYKISGFSSNDISFFDVTDFSNVKMISGNINAGEFVFQVSQRRGEIKRFIGVGTNGYKKVSRIEKVKNTNLRGEIEGADWVVISHSDFIEQARRLANFRERKDSLKTLVIDVENIYNEFSCGILDPVAIRDFLKYAFDRWNRKPFYVLLFGDGDYDYRNVEVADKNWIPAYESKEGLQQILTYTSDDFFVLLTPDVYIDMAIGRLPVQTLDEAETVVNKIIQYETSNDFGLWRNTTLFVADDGLVAGGMTDGLIHTIQSEVLANYYTPDFINKRKLYLVAYPTVYTSVGRRKPESSQALVDFINRGVAIVNWIGHGNPYVWAHERVFEIGYTIQNLKNGKRLPFIIAATCDFGRFDNPKSQSSSEILMTLKNGGAIGVLSSARLVYSNENAAFNYKFFEELFKWSDEFKTSRIGEAMFRVKQYYAQLNDRKFILFADPAIRLVIPRYSASIDTINGLKTDHIVQLKALGKANFSGKVSKNAGTDLNLSGKVEFILFDAQRNLNYVDEIGMNFSFVDQGNLLFKGEYSLRNGKFNGSFVLPKDISFSNEKAKAIAYFYGNQIDGVGFTTNIIVNGIDSSFVADFKGPEIDIYLNNTGFKSGDIVSNEPTLIVEIFDESGVNVSTSAIGHRIEAFIDDDQTGIDLSELYKTKLDDYRRGEIVYKLPRLSPGKHTLKVRAWDVFNNSSVKEVEFKVAESDEFAIYNVFNYPNPLKDKTYFTFQKVATSEDTPVDVEIKIYTLAGKLISKIERYGLTGNFIAIEWDGRDIDGDEIANGVYIYKLIVKTFDGKKAESLGKIVVMR, encoded by the coding sequence ATGCGAAACAAGATAGCCTTTAACGTAAGTTCGCTTGGCAACTGTCCTTTTTTGTTTTTTCTCTGTTTAATTTTATCTGCTCAAATTTCCTTATCCCAAGGCATTTCCGATTTCAAAATCTTATCACAAAACAGCGAAGAAATTGTCATTGAATACAATCCATATCTTTTTAGAATAGACACCGCAATACACGATAACCAGCAACTTGTTTCATTTTTGTTCTTGAACGCGAGTTTTGAAAATCCCAAGCCGGGTGAACCTCAGCTTTCTGTAAGACTTTTCCCGATCGCCTTAAAATCTGAAGAGGGAAATTTGATTGATATAATTGAGACCTCTTATGTGGAGTATGAAAATGTAAAGTTAAAACCATTCCCTAATTTAATTCATGAGAAATTTGCTGGAGTTGAGGATTCAATTTCGTATGTAAAAGTGTTTGTTTTCAGCGACACTTACAATAAGAGCGTTTATATTCCGGAAAAAATTGTTGAGCTCGGGGATATTGGTAGAGCGAGAAATTACATCGTCTCAAACATCAAAGTTTATCCGTTACAATATAATCCTGCACTTGGAAGGGTTAGAGTTTATACCAAGATAAAGCTTGTGTTAAAATACGCTCAAAGTGTAAATTCATTTGCAAATCCTGATAAATTTGATTTAAAGGTTGCTCAAAGCTTTGTTAACCATGAGATAGCGAAGTTCTGGAAAATACAAAGTTTAACTCTTTCAAAGCCAAGTGCAAGTCAACTTGCAACAGGTGATTGGTATAAGATTCCCGTAACGGAAGAGGGAATCTATAGAATAACCTACGCTGATCTTAGAAATGCAGGCATAAATCCTGACAACATTGATCCGAGGACAATAAAAATTTTCAACAATGGTGGTTTCCAACTACCTGAAAATGTTCAAAGTCCAAGACCAACTGGTTTAATTGAAAACGCTATTTTCGTTTATGGTCAAGACGATGGTAAGTTTGATCAAGGGGATTATATAATTTTCTACGGCAGAGGCACAAGCGGTTGGAATTACGATCCGGTAAGTAGAGAATTTTCACATTACACTCACGATTACTCTGATGTCAATTTTTATTTCTTAACATTCGGAGGGACGAGAGGTAAACGAATTGAGATCATTCAAAGTTTAAATGTCGCTTCTCCATTTAGACCTGAACACACAATAGGACTCTATTTTAGGGATGATTTCAAAATTAATTTAACTGAATCGGGTCGTGATTGGTTCATGTCTTCTGTTGAAGCGAAATCAGGATTCAATATGGTAAGTTACACGGCGAGGCTTGATGAACTTGTGTTAGGTAAGCCAATTCAGTATAGAGTGCAGGTTGCTTCCAGATCAGCTTCGCGAAATTGGTTTGTCGTGAGAGAGGGGGACACCGATCTTGGTGTTATTGAACTTGGAACTGTTGTTTTATCTGGAATATCTTCACTGCTTGATTTTTATGCTGTTAAATCAGGTCCAAGGAAGTTCATTTACAATGGAGATCTTAGAGATTCACGAAGCAACTTGAAATTTTATTTCAATTGGATCGGTGAAGCTGTGGCTGGTTATGTTGATTGGTTTGAGATAATTTATCCAAGAAGGTTCAGAGCGGTGAATGATTATATCGCTTTTTATTCTTACGACACAACCGCAGTTGTGGAATATAAAATTTCAGGTTTTTCATCAAACGATATAAGTTTCTTTGATGTCACTGATTTTTCAAATGTTAAGATGATTTCAGGGAATATCAACGCAGGTGAGTTCGTTTTTCAGGTTTCACAGCGAAGGGGCGAAATTAAACGATTTATAGGGGTTGGAACTAATGGATATAAAAAAGTTTCAAGGATTGAGAAGGTTAAAAACACGAATTTGCGCGGGGAAATTGAAGGTGCTGATTGGGTCGTGATTTCCCATTCTGATTTCATTGAACAAGCAAGAAGGTTAGCCAACTTTAGAGAGAGAAAGGACTCTTTGAAAACGCTTGTGATAGATGTTGAGAACATTTACAATGAGTTTTCGTGCGGAATTTTAGATCCAGTTGCCATAAGGGATTTTTTAAAATACGCTTTTGATAGATGGAACAGAAAACCTTTTTATGTTTTGTTGTTTGGCGATGGTGATTATGATTACAGAAATGTTGAAGTTGCTGACAAAAATTGGATTCCAGCTTATGAAAGTAAAGAGGGATTGCAACAGATTTTAACTTATACTTCAGATGATTTCTTCGTTCTTTTAACTCCAGATGTTTATATAGATATGGCGATAGGTCGTTTGCCCGTCCAAACATTAGATGAAGCTGAAACCGTTGTGAATAAAATAATTCAGTATGAAACCAGTAATGATTTCGGATTGTGGAGGAATACAACTTTATTTGTTGCGGATGACGGTTTAGTCGCTGGAGGAATGACGGATGGATTAATTCATACTATTCAATCTGAAGTGCTTGCTAATTATTATACTCCCGATTTCATCAACAAGCGGAAACTTTATTTAGTTGCTTATCCAACGGTTTATACTTCAGTTGGAAGGCGAAAACCAGAATCATCGCAAGCACTTGTTGATTTTATAAATCGTGGTGTCGCTATTGTAAATTGGATAGGGCATGGGAATCCATATGTTTGGGCTCATGAGAGAGTTTTTGAAATCGGTTATACTATCCAAAACCTCAAAAATGGTAAAAGGTTGCCTTTCATAATAGCAGCTACCTGTGACTTCGGTCGTTTTGACAATCCAAAATCGCAAAGCTCGAGCGAGATTCTAATGACACTTAAAAATGGGGGCGCTATCGGTGTTCTATCGTCGGCAAGGTTGGTCTATTCAAATGAAAATGCAGCTTTTAATTACAAGTTTTTTGAAGAGTTGTTCAAATGGAGTGATGAATTTAAAACATCGCGCATCGGTGAAGCAATGTTTAGAGTTAAGCAGTACTATGCTCAATTGAATGATAGAAAATTTATCTTGTTTGCAGATCCGGCGATACGCCTCGTCATACCAAGATATTCAGCGTCAATTGATACCATAAATGGACTTAAGACAGATCATATTGTTCAACTTAAAGCACTTGGAAAAGCGAATTTCTCTGGAAAAGTAAGTAAAAATGCAGGGACTGATTTGAATTTATCGGGCAAGGTTGAATTTATCTTATTTGATGCTCAAAGGAATTTAAACTATGTAGATGAGATTGGTATGAACTTTAGTTTTGTTGATCAAGGAAACTTGCTTTTCAAGGGCGAGTATTCGTTGAGAAATGGAAAATTTAATGGTTCGTTTGTTCTTCCAAAGGATATATCTTTTTCAAACGAAAAAGCTAAGGCAATTGCTTATTTTTACGGAAACCAAATAGATGGGGTTGGTTTCACGACAAACATAATAGTCAATGGTATTGATTCAAGCTTCGTCGCTGATTTCAAAGGGCCTGAAATTGATATCTATCTTAATAACACTGGATTTAAATCAGGTGATATTGTTTCAAATGAGCCTACATTGATAGTTGAGATATTTGATGAGAGCGGTGTTAATGTGTCAACATCTGCGATTGGACACAGAATTGAGGCATTTATTGATGATGATCAAACAGGAATTGATCTTTCTGAATTATATAAAACGAAGCTTGATGATTATAGAAGAGGTGAGATCGTTTACAAACTTCCAAGGTTATCGCCCGGAAAACATACGCTAAAAGTTAGAGCGTGGGATGTTTTCAATAATTCATCTGTAAAGGAGGTGGAATTTAAAGTCGCTGAATCTGATGAGTTTGCAATATACAATGTTTTCAATTATCCGAATCCTTTGAAAGATAAAACTTATTTCACATTTCAAAAGGTTGCAACTTCTGAAGATACACCTGTTGATGTTGAGATAAAAATTTATACTTTGGCGGGGAAATTGATAAGTAAAATTGAAAGATATGGTTTAACTGGGAATTTCATTGCAATTGAGTGGGATGGCAGGGATATAGATGGCGATGAGATAGCGAACGGAGTTTATATTTATAAATTGATTGTTAAAACTTTTGATGGGAAAAAAGCTGAATCACTCGGAAAGATCGTTGTGATGAGATAA
- the porV gene encoding type IX secretion system outer membrane channel protein PorV, whose product MLFKKGAILGLSILLVFASFHSLVYAQGGDAAVPFLLIAPDSRAGAMGETGVALADNANAIFWNPAGLAFQRGTEITFTHAKWLPQFSSDLSYEYLSAKHYLSVIDATIGANITFFNLGSFERRDENNTYLGTFKAFEYAVTLAYAMKLTQSLGFGLNLRYIHSQLAPFGTAEEQGRGVANGVSFDIGFLFREYIFGRRVSAGFNLSNLGPMIHYIDREQADPLPTHLRVGFAFDIIQTKYNNLTATVDFGRVLVRRYPGENRKPDPLPKSLITAWGEHASLRKVTIGTGVEYWYGSPRLIALRAGYFYESPRAGGRRFATFGAGVRYSIVGVDFSYISTFEENHPLANTLRFTISLNFGSKE is encoded by the coding sequence ATGTTGTTTAAAAAAGGCGCTATCCTTGGATTGAGCATCCTGTTGGTCTTTGCATCATTTCATAGTTTGGTTTATGCGCAAGGTGGGGATGCAGCAGTTCCATTTCTCTTGATTGCTCCCGATTCGCGTGCCGGTGCTATGGGTGAGACAGGCGTTGCGCTTGCGGATAATGCGAATGCAATTTTTTGGAATCCAGCTGGCTTGGCATTTCAGAGAGGGACTGAAATAACTTTCACACACGCAAAATGGCTTCCTCAATTTAGTTCAGATCTTTCCTACGAATATTTAAGTGCAAAACATTATCTTAGCGTCATTGACGCTACAATTGGAGCAAACATAACTTTCTTTAATCTTGGATCTTTTGAGAGAAGAGACGAAAACAACACCTATCTTGGGACTTTTAAAGCTTTTGAATATGCAGTCACTCTTGCATACGCGATGAAATTAACACAATCTTTAGGGTTTGGTTTAAATTTAAGATATATCCATAGCCAGCTTGCTCCATTCGGAACTGCAGAAGAGCAAGGTAGAGGAGTTGCTAATGGTGTTAGCTTTGATATAGGATTTCTTTTTAGAGAGTATATCTTCGGTAGAAGGGTAAGCGCTGGGTTTAATCTTTCAAATCTTGGACCCATGATACATTACATTGATAGAGAACAAGCAGATCCATTGCCCACACATTTAAGAGTTGGTTTCGCTTTTGATATAATTCAAACAAAGTATAATAATTTAACCGCAACTGTTGATTTTGGAAGAGTCCTCGTTAGAAGATATCCTGGGGAAAATAGGAAGCCAGATCCTTTGCCCAAATCCTTGATCACTGCTTGGGGTGAGCATGCGAGTTTGAGGAAAGTAACAATAGGAACTGGGGTTGAATACTGGTATGGAAGCCCAAGGCTTATCGCTCTAAGAGCTGGATATTTCTATGAATCTCCACGCGCTGGAGGAAGAAGATTTGCAACTTTTGGAGCTGGAGTAAGATACAGCATTGTGGGGGTTGATTTTAGCTACATTTCAACCTTTGAAGAAAATCATCCACTTGCCAATACTCTTCGTTTCACGATTTCACTAAACTTCGGTAGTAAAGAATAG
- a CDS encoding DUF5683 domain-containing protein, whose translation MAKKLVFLLIIFICAVYSQEIELTTGQLGLDFSVFSYKGEDKLEQKRYSPLKAGLMSALVPGSGEFYTKSYLKSALFFTAEVVLWVVYFNYTKKGDEQTRWYRQYADENWSVVDYALWMNEWMRRYGGQDAPMISINPNENLKPWQRVDWSRLNEAERYISIRAGGFSHTLPSYGEQQYYELIGKYHQYSPGWNDFDRNFVPRDVSELKPTPKFKFYSRERGKANDFYSVASISAFVIVANHILSAVDASMTAILKNRELSSNLGFEYNLDIGLIAKLKLSFEF comes from the coding sequence ATGGCTAAAAAGTTAGTTTTTTTGCTTATCATTTTCATTTGCGCTGTGTATTCGCAGGAAATAGAACTTACAACTGGTCAACTTGGGCTTGATTTTTCTGTTTTTTCATACAAAGGCGAAGATAAATTGGAGCAAAAAAGATATTCACCTCTGAAGGCGGGATTGATGTCTGCTTTGGTGCCAGGAAGTGGAGAGTTCTACACGAAAAGTTATCTTAAATCAGCCTTATTTTTCACCGCGGAGGTAGTTTTATGGGTTGTCTATTTCAACTATACGAAAAAAGGGGATGAGCAAACGCGATGGTATAGGCAATACGCCGATGAAAATTGGAGCGTGGTTGATTATGCATTATGGATGAACGAATGGATGAGAAGATATGGTGGACAAGATGCGCCGATGATTTCAATAAATCCAAATGAAAATTTAAAACCTTGGCAAAGAGTTGATTGGTCAAGATTGAACGAGGCAGAAAGATATATAAGCATTCGCGCAGGTGGATTCTCACATACGCTTCCATCCTATGGCGAACAACAATACTATGAATTGATTGGAAAATATCATCAATATTCACCTGGCTGGAATGATTTTGATCGGAATTTCGTACCGAGAGATGTTTCTGAACTAAAACCAACTCCAAAGTTTAAATTTTATTCACGGGAAAGAGGAAAAGCAAATGATTTTTATTCAGTTGCAAGTATATCTGCTTTCGTTATAGTTGCGAATCATATTTTAAGTGCAGTTGATGCGTCAATGACAGCGATATTGAAAAATCGTGAGTTGAGCTCTAATTTAGGTTTTGAGTATAATTTGGATATCGGATTGATCGCAAAATTAAAATTAAGTTTTGAGTTTTAA
- a CDS encoding ABC transporter permease — protein MHRIFVILKKEISQIRRNRLFMGILVIAPVIQLFVLGYAVTFEVKNMPIAIFDEDKSVLTRRITDALDLTETFEVIMYLERLEELDEVLKRGKANMIIIFKEGFEEKIIRGEKVELPIIIDGTNANSATIAMGFVSSFVIDKSMSIVRDKISSMGVKYIPVCEPEIRVWFNPDMRSTSFMIPGLIGMILITVTLIVTSLSIVKEKEQGTIELLLVTPVEPYELLLGKILPFVIIGLFDAVIVTLVGKFWFRVPLRGDIFLLFLSTFVFLLTTLGLGIFSSVISRTQQQALMTAYFFAMPNIVLSGFVFPVESMPAVIRFLTNFIPLKYFLVILRGIFLKGAGIEILYPHILAILCFGVVIFGFSVFRFRKYIG, from the coding sequence GTGCATAGAATTTTCGTTATATTAAAAAAGGAAATATCGCAGATACGAAGAAATCGCCTTTTTATGGGAATATTGGTAATCGCCCCAGTAATACAGCTTTTTGTTCTTGGATATGCAGTGACATTTGAGGTCAAAAATATGCCGATTGCGATTTTTGATGAAGATAAAAGTGTGTTAACCCGAAGGATAACAGATGCACTTGATTTAACAGAGACATTTGAAGTCATAATGTATCTTGAAAGATTGGAAGAATTAGATGAGGTTCTTAAGAGGGGGAAAGCAAACATGATTATAATTTTCAAAGAAGGTTTTGAAGAGAAAATTATAAGGGGAGAAAAAGTTGAACTTCCAATTATAATTGACGGCACGAACGCAAACTCTGCAACAATCGCAATGGGCTTTGTGTCAAGTTTTGTAATAGATAAATCCATGAGCATCGTTAGAGATAAAATTTCAAGCATGGGAGTTAAATACATTCCAGTGTGTGAGCCTGAGATAAGAGTATGGTTTAATCCCGATATGAGATCAACATCTTTTATGATCCCTGGTCTAATAGGAATGATACTTATAACTGTGACATTAATAGTCACATCCCTGTCAATTGTAAAAGAAAAAGAGCAAGGCACAATTGAACTTTTGCTTGTTACGCCTGTTGAGCCTTATGAGCTTTTGCTTGGGAAAATTTTACCTTTTGTTATAATAGGTTTATTTGATGCTGTTATAGTTACACTTGTTGGAAAGTTTTGGTTTCGCGTTCCATTAAGAGGTGATATTTTTTTGCTTTTTTTATCAACTTTTGTATTTCTTCTAACAACACTTGGACTTGGTATTTTTTCATCGGTGATATCTCGGACTCAGCAACAAGCGTTGATGACCGCTTATTTCTTTGCTATGCCAAATATAGTTTTATCTGGCTTTGTTTTCCCTGTGGAAAGTATGCCAGCTGTGATAAGGTTTCTCACAAATTTTATACCGTTGAAATATTTTCTTGTTATTCTTCGTGGAATTTTTCTAAAGGGGGCTGGGATTGAGATTTTGTATCCGCATATTTTAGCCATCCTTTGTTTTGGAGTTGTTATATTTGGTTTCAGCGTTTTTAGATTCAGAAAGTATATCGGTTAA